Proteins encoded by one window of Salvia splendens isolate huo1 chromosome 5, SspV2, whole genome shotgun sequence:
- the LOC121802580 gene encoding thylakoid lumenal 16.5 kDa protein, chloroplastic, translating into MATFLLANAKVFLPCVPSTSTHSHSTIQIVCRSVAPSETCSIVTSRRAIALSLATAAGFLSGANYKAGAAILEADEDDELMEKVKRDRKKRLEISSSTQEKAYLQDVVYKLSKIGQAIEKEDLAEANSVIVSAKDTEWLQKVNAALNKLSSSEEEKTEADLFQLSMASLISSISEKDEEGSKIAFVASATAFEKWTTLSGLAGQLKGL; encoded by the exons ATGGCTACATTTTTGCTCGCAAACGCGAAAGTGTTTCTCCCTTGCGTTCCATCTACATCTACACATTCACATTCAACAATTCAAATTGTGTGTAGATCTGTTGCTCCTTCTGAGACATGCTCCATCGTTACAAGCAGGAGAGCCATCGCTCTCTCTCTCGCGACCGCAGCCGGCTTTCTCTCCGGCGCCAATTACAAGGCCGGCGCCGCCATTTTGGAGGCGGATGAAGATGACGAGCTGATGGAGAAGGTGAAGAGAGATAGGAAGAAGAGGCTCGAGATCAGCTCATCCACTCAGGAAAAAG CATACCTGCAAGATGTTGTGTACAAACTGAGCAAAATAGGGCAGGCTATTGAGAAGGAGGACCTTGCTGAAGCAAATTCTGTTATTGTGTCAGCCAAGGATACTGAATGGCTCCAGAAGGTTAATGCTGCCCTCAACAAG TTGAGTTCTAGTGAAGAGGAGAAGACAGAGGCTGATCTATTCCAACTGTCAATGGCTTCCTTAATCTCATCTA TTTCTGAAAAAGATGAAGAAGGGTCTAAGATAGCATTTGTGGCATCTGCAACCGCCTTTGAGAAGTGGACCACTCTATCTGGATTGGCCGGACAACTCAAGGGCCTTTGA